One segment of Triticum aestivum cultivar Chinese Spring unplaced genomic scaffold, IWGSC CS RefSeq v2.1 scaffold126376, whole genome shotgun sequence DNA contains the following:
- the LOC123177138 gene encoding uncharacterized protein, translating into MLSLAWTRRGDAEVPPTPTPTLGGCSLHGLDIEVVREDTVPGDNGSGLVAIRSYFWGARLAKQQDGVFPLYTGYSAARALVGKGTGAMADLRRLSREAEDMLAEMFASIISDGGGDAARPRVVQLRLSPELALWKSTQHAIGNVLPTKGAGLVQAAPQVLALLGAADWPEAMTTTNALSGSGMASLLIGAYDVRTLFSNYVVDMAFYYEHGYHKVFPSFSRLLRDGLADARSLRTPGGRQRREAVAIGASYIRAKIALEAAHRTLLKDRSGQMDRHTAQVMSLCESSILGMGAEAIARGFDVGAVTSDLVFSSPGTDVIDVGSDLVNSEVKNSFLNMADIAASGVVSETVLRAIYDAYAATGARMYTQRWHEPVARMCITLYTWHLHNDRHMFLRRALLGWPKARKSPTQPQREADFDEVFDTDFHTTGFSRPLDPEYACNGEESCDHVRRFLKVKGDQDHLLAALWSSIVTGPLEY; encoded by the coding sequence ATGTTGAGTCTCGCTTGGACTCGTCGCGGCGACGCGGAGGTACCACCCACCCCAACCCCAACCTTGGGTGGCTGCTCTCTCCACGGACTCGACATTGAGGTGGTGAGGGAGGACACTGTCCCTGGCGACAACGGCAGCGGTCTAGTTGCAATCCGTTCATATTTCTGGGGTGCCCGGCTGGCAAAGCAGCAAGATGGAGTCTTCCCCTTGTACACGGGCTACTCGGCGGCGAGGGCCTTGGTCGGCAAGGGGACGGGGGCCATGGCAGATCTGAGAAGGCTGTCTCGCGAGGCGGAAGACATGCTGGCGGAGATGTTTGCTAGCATTATCAGTGATGGCGGAGGCGACGCGGCGCGGCCCAGGGTGGTGCAACTGCGATTGTCGCCGGAGCTGGCGCTGTGGAAAAGCACGCAGCACGCAATCGGCAACGTGTTGCCCACTAAGGGCGCCGGGCTGGTCCAAGCCGCGCCGCAGGTTCTCGCCTTGCTGGGCGCCGCCGACTGGCCTGAGGCGATGACAACAACCAACGCCCTATCTGGTAGCGGCATGGCGAGCCTGCTGATTGGCGCCTACGACGTGCGCACCCTCTTCTCCAACTACGTGGTGGACATGGCATTTTACTACGAGCACGGGTACCACAAGGTGTTCCCCTCCTTCAGCCGCCTCCTGCGCGACGGGCTCGCCGACGCCCGCTCGCTACGAACCCCTGGTGGCCGGCAGCGACGCGAGGCCGTCGCCATCGGCGCGTCCTACATCCGAGCCAAGATCGCATTGGAGGCGGCGCACAGGACGCTCCTCAAGGACCGGTCGGGGCAGATGGACCGCCACACCGCCCAGGTCATGTCCCTGTGCGAGAGCAGCATCCTCGGCATGGGGGCTGAGGCCATAGCCCGGGGCTTCGATGTTGGCGCCGTCACGAGCGACCTCGTCTTCAGCTCGCCCGGCACCGATGTCATCGATGTGGGCAGCGACCTGGTAAACTCCGAGGTCAAGAACTCGTTCCTCAACATGGCCGACATCGCCGCCTCAGGCGTGGTGAGCGAGACGGTGCTGCGGGCCATCTACGACGCCTACGCTGCCACTGGAGCTCGGATGTACACTCAGAGGTGGCACGAGCCTGTGGCCCGGATGTGCATCACCTTGTACACCTGGCATCTGCACAACGACCGGCACATGTTCCTCCGCCGCGCCCTCCTAGGATGGCCCAAGGCCCGCAAGTCCCCGACGCAGCCCCAGCGCGAGGCCGACTTCGACGAGGTCTTCGACACCGACTTTCATACCACCGGCTTCAGCAGGCCCCTTGACCCTGAGTATGCCTGCAATGGGGAAGAATCCTGCGACCACGTCCGGCGCTTCCTCAAAGTAAAAGGAGACCAAGACCACCTGCTGGCCGCCCTTTGGTCGTCCATTGTCACCGGTCCGCTGGAGTAC